The following proteins are encoded in a genomic region of Montipora foliosa isolate CH-2021 chromosome 10, ASM3666993v2, whole genome shotgun sequence:
- the LOC137972936 gene encoding E3 ubiquitin-protein ligase TRIM71-like: MTDTQKAAQEQKMQIADAVAKVKAEIVRYESEIKKQTDLRKKHKIEILNEEKKMTDTVEKLIRDLREHERKMKDKFREIYEAELKHHATRLENLELVATQLKSCFERYQSILDRNFSVEILKTNHAILGRCNELLNVRKPDLYMSPHVHYLVEKKLDLMDRVVVTKTDPSKCLAEGQDSKEVKERKETYFVIVTQDSEGFQCYQQDDKIKVDILTPEGDQLKTDIKDTKDGKYTVTYTLQCAGQHRVEILVNGQPLTDWQNKRIQLFSSEGKFPREIKLMVYLFLWHTDSGDLLTLVRKKHNKLRVFSEEGHFIKHINDKHVDEPCRLSIASDGRIIITDLSDNKIKVLFPDGNDLLQSFSAPDCDKSPFYAIYYQDKFFVSYCVYDCVKVFDKTGVYLHDIGCKGSNDGQFDGPRGLVIDKYNRLIVCDSRNHGLQL, encoded by the exons ATGACAGACACTCAGAAAGctgcacaagaacaaaagatgcaaatagCCGACGCTGTGGCCAAAGTGAAAGCGGAAATTGTCAGATATGAGAgtgaaattaagaaacaaactgacctgagaaagaaacacaaaattgaaattttgaacgaggaaaagaaaatgacagacACTGTGGAAAAATTGATTCGTGATTTGCGAGAACACGAGAGGAAAATGAAGGACAAGTTTCGTGAAATTTATGAAGCGGAACTAAAACATCACGCAACGCGACTGGAAAACTTGGAGCTGGTTGCCACCCAGCTGAAAAGCTGCTTCGAACGCTATCAGAGTATCTTGGATAGAAACTTCAGCGTCGAAATTCTAAAAACAAATCACGCCATCCTCGGACGTTGTAATGAACTGTTAAACGTAAGAAAACCCGATCTTTACATGTCGCCACATGTACATTACTTGGTGGAAAAGAAATTGGATCTTATGGATCGAGTTGTTGTCACGAAGACTGATCCCTCAAAGTGCTTAGCTGAAGGTCAAGATAGCAAGGAagtaaaagaaaggaaggagaCATATTTCGTCATTGTTACACAGGATTCAGAAGGATTTCAATGTTATCAACAAGATGATAAAATCAAAGTCGACATATTGACTCCAGAAGGTGATCAACTAAAAACAGACATTAAAGACACCAAAGACGGGAAATACACAGTGACATACACACTACAGTGCGCCGGACAACACAGAGTGGAGATCCTTGTGAATGGACAGCCGCTGACTG ATTGGCAGAATAAAAGAATTCAACTGTTTAGCTCTGAAGGAAAGTTTCCAAGGGAGATAAAACTGATGGTGTACCTTTTTCTGTGGCATACAGACTCTGGCGACCTGCTGACTTTAGTTCGGAAAAAACACAATAAGCTACGTGTGTTCAGTGAGGAGGGTCACTTCATCAAACACATCAATGATAAACATGTTGATGAACCATGTCGCCTTTCCATTGCAAGTGATGGTCGTATAATCATAACTGACCTGTCGGACAACAAAATCAAGGTCCTCTTCCCTGACGGGAATGACTTGCTCCAATCCTTTAGTGCTCCAGATTGTGATAAATCCCCATTCTACGCTATTTATTACCAAgacaaattctttgtttcttatTGCGTTTATGATTGTGTCAAGGTATTTGACAAAACAGGTGTGTATTTACATGACATTGGCTGTAAGGGGTCCAATGATGGCCAGTTTGATGGTCCTCGTGGACTCGTTATTGACAAGTACAACCGACTCATAGTGTGTGATTCACGTAACCACGGACTGCAACTCTGA
- the LOC137972934 gene encoding E3 ubiquitin-protein ligase TRIM71-like, whose protein sequence is MDVQQLFKILKKEAECPLCIETVKNPKTLPCLHSFCLECLDRHTNFARRQLKATIKCPVCQTSFQIPETDTFENLPSSFHLNRLVDVLALEDGSVQSQRCNSCDENNTATCYCFVCQDFLCASCFEAHQRLKATRGHRNVLIDKLQAQDVQELIHRPAMCSQQYHEDQPLEFYCEDCKSLICHKCTVVSHDRHSKRDTQKAAQEQKMQMANAVAKVKAEIVRYESEIKKQSDLRNKNKIEILNEEKKMTDTVEKLIRDLREHERKMKDKFREIYEAEQKHHATRLENFELVATQLKSCFERCQSILDRNFSVEILQTNHAIIGRCNELLNVRKPDLYMSPHVHYLVEKKLDLMDPVVVTKTDPSKCLAEGQDSKEVKERKETYFVIVTKDSEGFQCYQQDDKIKVNILTPEGDQLKTDVKDTKDGKYTLTYTPQDAGQHRVEILVNGEPLTGSPWIVQVHQHQYQLEYSVASKGKGRGQFDGIHDIDVSEKTGTIAVADLRNKRIQLLNSEVEFRSEIKVDGEPFSVAFTDSGDLLTLVQKSYSKLRLFSEEGHFIKRINDKHLDKPCHLSIASDGRIIITDYGDKKIKVLSPDGNDLLQSFSAPDCDKKPFYAIYHQNKFFISYFYADCVKVFDKSGVYLHDIGCKGSNDGQFDGPVGLVIDKYNRLIVCDARNHRLQLFTLSGKFLSKIDEAEFFHNDVPSYVAINSDGSLVVADHINSRISLLY, encoded by the coding sequence ATGGATGTTCAACAGCTTTTCAAGATTCTTAAAAAGGAAGCAGAATGCCCATTGTGCATAGAGACAGTCAAAAATCCCAAGACATTACCATGCCTTCACTCATTCTGCCTGGAGTGTCTCGACAGACATACAAACTTCGCAAGGAGACAGCTAAAAGCGACAATCAAATGTCCGGTTTGCCAGACTTCATTCCAAATTCCCGAGACAGACACCTTCGAGAATTTGCCGTCATCGTTTCATCTCAACCGATTGGTGGATGTTCTGGCTCTAGAAGATGGAAGCGTACAGTCTCAAAGATGCAACAGTTGTGACGAGAACAACACGGCAACATGTTATTGTTTCGTGTGCCAGGATTTTCTGTGCGCATCTTGTTTTGAAGCTCACCAACGCTTGAAGGCCACAAGGGGTCATCGCAATGTTTTGATCGACAAACTGCAAGCGCAAGATGTGCAAGAGTTGATCCACAGACCCGCGATGTGTTCACAGCAATATCATGAAGATCAACCTCTCGAATTTTACTGCGAAGACTGTAAAAGTCTGATTTGCCACAAATGTACTGTAGTGAGTCATGATCGACATTCTAAGAGAGACACTCAGAAAGctgcacaagaacaaaagatgcaaatggCCAACGCTGTGGCCAAAGTGAAAGCGGAAATTGTCAGATATGAGAgtgaaattaagaaacaaagtgacctaagaaacaaaaacaaaattgaaattttgaacgaggaaaagaaaatgacagacACTGTGGAAAAATTGATTCGTGATTTGCGGGAACACGAGAGGAAAATGAAGGACAAATTTCGTGAAATTTATGAAGCGGAACAAAAACATCACGCAACGCGACTGGAAAACTTCGAGCTGGTTGCCACCCAGCTGAAAAGCTGCTTCGAACGCTGTCAGAGTATCTTGGATAGAAACTTCAGTGTCGaaattctacaaacaaatcacgCCATCATCGGACGTTGTAATGAGCTGTTAAATGTAAGAAAACCCGATCTTTACATGTCGCCACATGTACATTACTTGGTGGAAAAGAAATTGGATCTTATGGATCCAGTTGTTGTCACGAAGACTGATCCCTCAAAGTGCTTAGCTGAAGGTCAAGACAGCAAGGaagtgaaagaaaggaaggagACATATTTCGTCATTGTTACAAAGGATTCAGAAGGATTTCAATGTTATCAACAAGACGATAAAATCAAAGTCAACATATTGACTCCAGAAGGTGATCAACTAAAAACAGACGTTAAAGACACCAAAGACGGCAAATACACATTGACATACACACCACAAGATGCCGGACAACACAGAGTAGAAATCCTTGTGAATGGAGAGCCGCTGACTGGTAGTCCTTGGATTGTGCAGGTTCATCAGCATCAATATCAACTTGAATATAGCGTTGCTTCAAAAGGGAAGGGACGAGGACAATTTGATGGTATTCACGATATTGATGTGAGTGAGAAAACGGGAACGATTGCTGTTGCAGATTTGCGGAATAAAAGAATTCAACTGTTGAACTCAGAAGTAGAGTTTCGAAGTGAGATAAAAGTTGATGGTGAACCTTTTTCGGTGGCATTTACAGACTCTGGTGACCTGCTGACTTTAGTTCAGAAAAGCTACAGTAAACTTCGTCTATTCAGTGAGGAGGGTCACTTCATCAAACGCATCAATGATAAACATCTTGATAAACCATGTCACCTTTCCATTGCGAGTGATGGTCGTATAATTATAACCGACTATGGAGACAAGAAAATCAAGGTCCTCTCCCCTGATGGGAATGACTTGCTCCAGTCCTTCAGTGCCCCAGATTGTGATAAAAAGCCATTCTATGCTATTTATCACCAGAACAAATtctttatttcttatttctatGCTGATTGTGTCAAGGTATTTGACAAAAGTGGAGTGTATTTACATGACATTGGCTGTAAGGGGTCCAATGATGGCCAATTTGATGGTCCTGTTGGACTCGTCATTGACAAGTACAACCGACTCATTGTGTGTGATGCACGTAACCATAGGCTGCAACTCTTCACCCTGAGCGGCAAGTTTTTGAGTAAAATTGATGAAGCGGAGTTCTTCCATAATGATGTTCCTTCTTACGTTGCTATAAACAGTGATGGCAGTCTCGTAGTAGCCGACCACATCAACAGCCGCATTTCCCTTTTGTATTAA
- the LOC137972935 gene encoding E3 ubiquitin-protein ligase TRIM71-like, with translation MDVQQPLFKNLKKEAECPLCKETVKNPKTLPCLHSFCLECLDRHSNFARRHLKATIKCPVCQTSFQIPETDTFEDLPSSFHLNRLVDVLALEDGSVQSQRCNSCDDNNMATCYCFVCQDFLCTSCFEAHQRLKASRGHRNVLIDKLQAQDVQELIHKPVMCSQRYHEDQPLEFYCEDCKVLICHKCNVVSHDRHSKTDTQKAAQEQKMQMSDAVAKVKAEIVRYESEIKKQTDLRNKNKIEILNEEKKMTDTVEKLIRDLREHERKMKDKFREIYEAEQKHHATRLENFELVATQLKSCLERCQSSLERNFSVEILQTNHAILGRCNELLNARKPDLYMSPHIHYLVEKKLNLMDRVVVTKTDPSKCLAEGQDSKEVKERKETYFVIVTKDSEGFQCYQQDDKIKVDILTPEGDQLKTDIKDTKHGKYTVTYTLQCAGQHRVEILVNGQPLTGSPWIVQVHQHQYQFAFQFGSKGKGQGKFDFIWDIDVSHKTGTIAVAEGRNKRIQLFSSEGKFPREIKLDGEPRSVAFTDSGDLLTLVPESYNKLCVFSEEGHFIKQINDKHLFMPVCLSIASDGRIIITDLLDGKINVLSPDGNDLLQSFSTSNYDESPFYAIFHQDKFFVSYYNAYCVKVFDKTGVYLHDIGRKGSSDGQFDGPFGLVIDEYNRLIVCDADKHRLQLFTLSGEFLSKIDFKNGFRPACVAINSGGSLIVADPLNRRISVFH, from the coding sequence ATGGATGTTCAACAACCGCTTTTCAAGAATCTTAAAAAGGAAGCAGAATGCCCGTTGTGCAAAGAGACAGTCAAAAATCCCAAGACGTTACCATGCCTTCACTCATTCTGCCTGGAGTGTCTCGACAGACATTCAAACTTCGCAAGGAGACACCTAAAAGCGACAATTAAATGTCCGGTTTGCCAGACTTCATTCCAAATTCCCGAAACAGACACCTTCGAGGATTTGCCGTCATCGTTTCATCTCAACCGATTGGTTGATGTTTTGGCTCTAGAAGATGGCAGCGTACAGTCTCAAAGATGCAACAGTTGTGACGACAACAACATGGCAACATGTTACTGTTTCGTGTGCCAGGATTTTCTATGCACATCTTGTTTTGAAGCTCACCAACGCTTGAAGGCCTCAAGGGGTCATCGCAATGTTTTGATCGACAAACTGCAAGCGCAAGATGTGCAAGAGTTGATCCACAAACCCGTGATGTGTTCACAGCGATATCATGAAGATCAACCTCTCGAATTTTACTGCGAAGACTGTAAAGTTCTGATTTGCCACAAATGCAATGTAGTGAGTCACGATCGACACTCTAAGACAGACACTCAGAAAGCagcacaagaacaaaagatgcaaatgtCCGACGCTGTGGCCAAAGTGAAAGCGGAAATTGTCAGATATGAGAgtgaaattaagaaacaaactgacttgagaaacaaaaacaaaattgaaattttgaacgaggaaaagaaaatgacagacACTGTGGAAAAATTGATTCGTGATTTGCGAGAACACGAGAGGAAAATGAAGGACAAGTTTCGTGAAATTTATGAAGCGGAACAAAAACATCACGCAACGCGACTGGAAAACTTCGAGCTGGTTGCCACCCAGCTGAAAAGCTGCTTGGAACGCTGTCAGAGTAGCTTAGAAAGAAACTTCAGCGTCGaaattctacaaacaaatcacgCCATCCTCGGACGTTGTAATGAACTGTTAAATGCAAGAAAACCCGATCTTTACATGTCGCCACATATACATTACTtggtggaaaaaaaattgaatcttaTGGATCGAGTTGTTGTCACGAAGACTGATCCCTCAAAGTGCTTAGCTGAAGGTCAAGATAGCAAGGAagtaaaagaaaggaaggaaacatATTTCGTCATTGTTACAAAGGATTCGGAAGGATTTCAATGTTATCAACAAGATGATAAAATCAAAGTCGACATATTGACTCCAGAAGGCGATCAACTAAAAACAGACATTAAAGACACCAAACACGGGAAATATACAGTGACATACACACTACAGTGTGCCGGACAACACAGAGTGGAGATTCTTGTGAATGGACAGCCGCTGACTGGTAGTCCTTGGATTGTGCAGGTTCATCAGCATCAATATCAATTTGCCTTTCAGTTTGGTTCAAAAGGGAAGggacaaggaaaatttgatttcatttgggATATTGATGTGAGTCATAAAACGGGAACGATTGCTGTTGCAGAAGGGCGGAATAAAAGAATTCAACTGTTTAGCTCTGAAGGAAAGTTTCCAAGGGAGATAAAACTTGATGGTGAACCTAGGTCGGTGGCATTTACAGACTCTGGTGACCTGCTGACTTTAGTTCCGGAAAGCTACAATAAGCTTTGTGTGTTCAGTGAGGAGGGTCACTTCATCAAACAAATCAATGATAAACATCTTTTTATGCCAGTTTGCCTTTCCATTGCTAGTGATGGTCGTATAATCATAACTGACTTGTTGGACGGCAAAATCAATGTCCTCTCCCCTGATGGGAATGACTTGCTCCAATCCTTCAGTACCTCAAACTATGATGAATCCCCATTCTACGCTATTTTTCACCAGgacaaattctttgtttcttatTACAATGCTTATTGTGTCAAGGTATTTGACAAAACAGGAGTGTATTTACACGACATTGGCCGCAAAGGGTCCAGTGATGGCCAGTTTGATGGTCCTTTTGGACTGGTTATTGACGAGTACAACCGACTCATTGTGTGTGATGCAGATAAGCATAGGCTGCAACTCTTCACCCTGAGCGGCGAGTTTTTGAGtaaaattgatttcaaaaatggctttcGGCCAGCTTGCGTTGCTATAAATAGTGGTGGCAGTCTCATAGTAGCCGACCCACTGAACAGGCGCATTTCTGTTTTCCATTAA